In Macaca fascicularis isolate 582-1 chromosome 15, T2T-MFA8v1.1, one genomic interval encodes:
- the LOC102123571 gene encoding beta-lactoglobulin-1-like yields the protein MQCLLLTLGVALICGVWAIDSPQTMQDMELPKLAGTWHSMAMAASDFSLLETKEAPLRIYISSLQPTPEGNLEIALCRWSQKQSPFRESNQCIEEKIIAEKTENPIEFKINYLDENRIYLFNTDGSKYLFLCLESTPRQNLACQYLARTLEVDDKVMAEFISFLKTLPVHMQIFLDMTQAEEQCRV from the exons ATGCAGTGCCTCCTGCTCACCCTGGGCGTGGCCCTGATCTGTGGCGTCTGGGCCATCGACAGCCCCCAGACCATGCAGGACATGGAGCTCCCAAAG TTGGCAGGGACTTGGCACTCCATGGCCATGGCGGCCAGTGACTTCTCCCTCCTGGAGACCAAGGAGGCCCCCCTGAGGATCtacatcagctcactgcagcccaccCCCGAGGGCAACCTGGAGATCGCCCTGTGCAGATG GTCACAGAAACAAAGCCCTTTCAGGGAGAGCAACCAGTGCATTGAGGAGAAGATCATTGCAGAGAAAACCGAGAACCCCATCGAGTTCAAGATCAACT ATCTGGATGAGAACAGGATCTACCTGTTCAACACCGACGGCAGCAAATATTTGTTCCTCTGCCTGGAGAGCACCCCCAGGCAGAACCTGGCCTGCCAGTACCTGG CCAGGACCCTGGAGGTGGATGACAAGGTCATGGCGGAATTCATCAGCTTTCTCAAGACTCTGCCTGTGCACATGCAGATCTTCCTGGACATGACCCAGGCAGAAG AACAGTGCCGCGTCTAG